The window CGAGAGTATCCTTCAGTCTCTCCCCTGTAATGGAAACAACCTCTTCATCCAGCAGACCGAGTCTCCGTAAGTGAAGCATTACCTCAGGCACACCACCTGCCAGGTAAACCCGGACGGTTGGGTGATCGTACGGACCATTCGGCAGGGCACTCACGAGGCGCGGCACCTTCCTGTTTATTTCCTTCCAGTCTTCGATATCCGGTACACGGCATCCGGCTGCGTGTGCCACGGCCGGGATATGAAGAAGCAGGTTTGTTGAGCCTCCGAAAGCGGCATGAACAGCCATCGCGTTCCGGATGGAGGCATCCGTGATAATGTCTTTTGTCACCAGACCCTCACTGACCGCCTGCATCACAGCACGGACAGACTGACGGGCCATCTGCTTCCAGATGTCCTGTCCGGACGGAGCAAGAGCGCCGTGGGGGACTGTCATTCCGAGAGCTTCAGCAACGACCTGGGCACTTGCAGCCGTCCCGAGAAACTGACAGCCGCCTCCTGGTGTGGCGCATGCCCGGCAGCCGAGTTCGGCTGCTTCCCGAAGCGTAATTTCCTGTTTTGCAAATCTGGCTCCGATCGTCTGAATCTTCCCTGCATCTTCCCCGATTTCAGGCGGAAGGGTTACCCCTCCCGGCACGATGACTGTCGGCAGATCATGGGATGCAGCCAGCCCCATCATCATAGCTGGCAGCCCTTTATCACAAGTTGCTACCCCAATCACGGCCTTACGCCTTGGCAGGGAACGAATCAGCCTGCGCATGACCATGGAGGCATCGTTTCGAAACGGAAGGGAGTCAAACATGCCTTTTGTTCCCTGGGATCTTCCATCACAGGGGTCACTCACAAAACCGGCAAACGGAATGTTACCACTCTGGCGCAGTTCTTCAGCCGCTTCTTTCATCAGCAGATCCACTTCCCAGTGGCCTGTATGGTATCCAAGCGCCAGCGGTGAGCCGTCTTCAGCCTTGATGCCGCCCTGTGTGCCCAGAATCAGAATCTCCTGCCCTTTCAGCTGATCCGGACGCCACCCCATACCAACGTTCTGGGAAAGACCGAACAGATCGCCACTTGCCCAGTTAGTGAGCATTTCCTCCGTTAACGGCAGTGCGCCTTCCGCTCCACTGGCGCTCGTCTCTATACTGTCAAAAACAGTGTCTTCCATCTCCATGATCGTGTCCAAGTGTCTCATCAGATGCCTCCCCTGATTTTGTTTGATAATATCAAACTGTGTTCTCATTTATTTTCAGCGTAATATAAATCCCCGTCCAAGTAAAGACGGAGATTCGTTAAAAACCAAGCTGGCTGGATATTTTCTTTGCGTGTTCTTTCAGATCAGCCGTAATCTCATCCAGGTTCTCTTTTTTCAGCCTCGTGACCGGGCCTGACATGCTTAGAGCTGCCGCAATTTTTCTTTGACTGTCAAAAATCGGGACTGCCACGCAGCGAAGACCCAGTTCGAGCTCCTCATCATCAAGAGCATAGCCGTTTTCCGCTGCAGTACGGACCGCCTCAATAAATTCCTCTTGGCTTTTTATCGTATGTTCCGTGTGCCTCGCATACGTCTGTTTCCCGGCCAATTCTCTGATGGAGGCTGCCGTTTCTCCGGAGGCAAGGACTTTGCCCACTGCCGTACAGTAGAGCGGTGCGCGTTTCCCTACTCTTGAGTACATGCCGATGGCCGAGTGCCCTTCCATTTTTTCAATATAAACTGCTTCCCCTTCATCGAGCACAGCCAAATGTGTGGCATCTCCGTACTTTGCCGTAATCTCTTCCAGGTACGGCCGGGCAATCCGCCTCACATCGAGATCGGCCATGACCAGATTACCTTTTTCCGCAAATCGGAGACCGAGCTTATATTTTTCAGACTCGGGATCCTGCGCGACATAACCATGGTGCATGAGCGTCCGCAGCAGTCCGTGCACCGTACTTTTATTCAGATCCAGCTCCCGGCTGATCTCCGACAGCTTCCACGCTGTACGTTTTTCCGTAAATAAATCCACAATCGTCAGCGCCCGGTGCACCGAGTTGATCAGCTTCTTCTGCTCTGCCATCGTTATCCCGCCTCTTCCGCCATTTCTATGAGATTATTTTATCACACTGCAAAGCAGGTGCGAATCGGGGGACGGTTCCTGCGTAACAATTAAAAAAGCACACAGAAAAAACACCCGAAAGGGCAGACGGGATTCTACCTCTTCCGGGTGCTGATTTCCACAGAAGGCTGCTACACTTTTTCCTCCCATGTTTTACGCTCATAATCCTTCATCTGATTCTCTACGTCTTCTGGATGGGCTGTCCGGAAGTGGTGGCTGTCTGATGCAATCACTTCAACCATTTTATCGATCATGTCCTGTGGGTCATACTGCTCGTCCAGGATCTTCTCCACCTCTTCGATCGACTCTTTCGGGGTAAAGTTATTTTCTTCGTCGTACCACTTCCACTTTTCCTCAAACATCCGGTCGTTAAAGCCCGTCTCAAACGGACCGGGGTTGATCGTGGCCACCTGGACACCGTGCTCCTCCAGTTCCTCTTTCATCGCCTTCGCAATACCTTCAACGGCATGCTTGGAAGAGCTGTACGCTCCCAGATGAGGAAGCGACACAATCCCTACAATGGAACTGAGAAATACAATCTTGCCTGATTTTTTCTCCACGAATTTCTTCGCTGCGATCTGGGCGTTTTCCAGCGTGCTGAAAACATTGGTTTCATAAATGGCACGGACCCTGTCCACCGGGATTTCCGAGATAGGGCCGCCTTCCCCGATGGCGGCGTTTGCGACAAACACGTCATAGTCGTATTCCTTCAGCAGCTCCTGGTCTCGTTTATCCGTTATATCGAGTTTGATGACCTCGAATTCTGCTCCTTCTTTTTCCGCCGCTTCTCTCAGGCTCGTCACCTGTGAAATGGTCTCTACCGATGCAATGACTTTATGTCCTTTTTTCGCAAGGCCGATTGCCGTTCCTTTACCAAGACCGCTCCCTGCTCCTGTTATGAAAACTGTTTTACTCAAGTGACTTCCTCCTTTTATGGTTATAGGAATATGTATCCCGGGTTCCCATTAAAAGGAACTGCCAAACATGGGCTCGTACAATCTTCTCCCGGCTTCCCCGGACAGAAACTGCACCTACTCATGAAAGAAGCACCAGCAGCAAAATATACTAACCCCCTGCCTGAGGCTCACCTCAGACAGGGGGTAAATTCTATTTTCTATCTTTTTATTTTCAGACGTTCGTATTCACCGGCCACCGTTTCTGTCAGAGGGTGATCTGGGGGCAGCCCCGTGACTGTACTGACAGTTTTTCGAATACCGTCTGCTTCAATCATCGCCTGGATCTTCATACTTTCATCATCTTCAGGAACGTTAAACAGAAACGCCGCTCCGGCTACCTCTATCAGATGCGGCGCCTCGAATCCTCTTTGATGGAGCTGGACCAGCGGGCTGAGAAGACGGTCTTCTGCTCCAAGTTTCCGCATTGGGTTTCTTCCCACCCGTGTGACCGGATCCGATAAGTTCCTGTTTTCAAAACGTCCCAGAATTTTACGGTGATAACCATGCAGATCTTCTTCGGAAAAACCATACTTCTCCTTGAGCAGCAGCCCCGTTTCCTTTAGAACACCTTCCGCTTTCCCTCTCACCGCAGGATTTCCCGCTGCTTCCGCCACTGTCTCTATACCACTGGCAAAACCAAGATAGGCGAGGCAGGCGTGACCGGTATTGACGGTAAACAGCTTCCGCTCAATGTACGGTGTCAGGTCGTCCACATAGTGAACCCCTTCCAGCTTCTCCTCTTTCACCATCCCTCCACGATGGACAATCCATTCGTGAAACGGCTCCACGCTCACGTCGAGTTCAGCACCTGCTTTCCCCGGTACAATCCGGTCCACCGCCGAATCGGGAAAACCGGCAATAGAAGCGACGGCCTGCCAATCCTCATCGCTACAGAGCGCTTTTCTGACGGCTTCCTTGAGCACCGAGCTCGCGCCAACTGCGTTTTCACAGGCGATCACATGAACCGGACCGCCCCCCTGCTCCGCTCTCCTTTTGAGCCCGTCGGCGATAACCGGCGCAATATGGGGAAGAACGCTCACACCAACGGATGCCGTAATCAGATCCGCCTCCGCCAGGTCGTGCACCACACTGCTGTGATCATGCTGGCTGTGAAGTCCATAAATGTTTTTTACCCTCACTGCCTCTTTACGGTCCTGCGCTAGATTCACCGAATACTCCTTCTCCTCATTAATTCGGGCGATGAGAGATTCATTCACATCCACGAAGCCGATGCGGTACCCGTTCTGATGAAGGATTTCACCGATAAATCCCCTTCCGATATTCCCTGCGCCAAAATGAATCGCCAGCATCTTACTCCACTCCCGAGAACAGTTCCATCAGTTCCTCGCTGGAGTCGGCTGACAGAATCTGCTGCAGTGTATCTTCTTCCGAGCAGGTAATGGCAATATTGGACAGGATGCTGAGGTGCTCGTCCCCTTTACCTGCAATGCCGATTACAAGCTTCACTTCGTTTCCGTCCCAGTCAACTGGTTCTTCTAAAAGATGAATGGTAATACCGGATTCGATAACTTCTTTTTTTGCATCTTCCGTGCCGTGAGGAATCGCAAGAAAGTTACCCATGAACGTGCTCGTGACTTCTTCGCGTTCCATCATCTTTTCCACATACTCTTCCTTTACATAACCGTTTTCCACGAGAAGGTTTCCTGCTTTACGGATTGCTTCCTCCTTGGACGCGACTGTATCCCCGATACGGATGTTTGCTTCCTGAAGTACTGATTTAGTCATAATCCTCTCACTCCCATTTATTGTAATTTACTGATCATATACTCTTTAAGCTTTTTTTCAAGAAAGGTCTGAATCAATTGTTCGTCGCCTTTCTCAAAAAGCTGAATTGACTCGTCACTTTCAATAATCAAGGCACTGATATAGCTCATCACTTCAACTCCGGTCTGGCTCCATTCCACAGGTGCCAGCATCAGAAGGATCCGGCGCACATCCGCTCGTTCATTATCCATCCCCTTAAGGGAGATCGGCTCTTCAAGTTCGTGTACAGTAAATGAAGGTGTCACCACGCCGTCTGTCCTGGTGTGAAATAAGGCAAGCGACGTCCCCGGAATGGCAAGCCCGCCTGCGGTTTCACGTTTCAGGAGTGCCTCGGCGATCTGACCGCCATCACGGACCCATCCTTTTTTATCCTGATAATGCCCCAGTTCCCGCGCAATCTCTTCAGATCCGGACAGAGCCGGCATGGCCTGTATTTCAAACTCCTCCAAAAGATTCGTAACGAGGGCGCTCACCTCCTGAATCGTCTGAAATTCATTCAGTTTCATATCAGCGTCTGCCCGATCCCCCTCATTCGTCTTCAACTCTTCCGGAGCTCTCCCTTCCTCCGGTCTTTCAGCAAGCCCGTGAAGATATTCCCGGATGCGCGCGGCCTCCTTTGACGACAGAAAAGGATTCACCAGAAAGGAATCGGGAATCGACGTCAACGGAACGGTTGATACAACGATTGTATTTACCGGGATTGTTTCCTTTAAAACGTCAAACACAGACATATGGGTAATCCGGTTAATTTCCGGTACTTCCTTTTCCAGGCGTGAGGCAAGGAGCCTGGATGTACCAATTCCGCTGGAGCAGACCACGATCGCATTGATCTGACAATTGCGTCTTGCTCTTTCCATGGCAGAACCGAAATGAAGAACGAGAAAACCCGTTTCCTCCTCCGGCACCTCATCACCGGGGAAAACCTGATCCACAGCTCTGTGGACAATCTTGAACAATTCCCCGTAGTCCCGTTTAATCTCCGGCAGAAGCGAATTGTAGATCTTCATTCCGTTTCGCATACGGAAAAGGGCCGGTTTCAGGTGGCTGATCATTCCCTCAATCAGGGACTGGTCACCGGCAAGCGGCAGTTTCACTTCTTTCTCTACCGCTCCAGCCAGCTTCTTGGCCTGCAAGGCAAGATCCATTGGTGTTTCATGAAAATAAACCGGGCTTTCATCTCCTTGTCTGGCTCCGAGCAGATGCATCGTAATGTAGGCTGCCTCGGACTCGGGAATCTCCAGACCCAGGCGCTCTTCCAGCTTGCTTAATATTTTCAGGGCAGTACGGTATTCCTTTTCCACCTTCGCCCGTTCAAGGGGAATCTCGCCTTCCCCGATCCTCTCTCCTTTACGCACCCGGTGGACGGCCAGACTCAGGTGTACAACCAGCCCGATAAAAGACGCATCGGTAACAGGATCTCCTTCATTTCTCAGCTCCTGGAGCACCTCCATTACCTCATGAATGACCCGGGAATCGAGAAGATGAAGCACACTTTCGGAAATTTCTTCAAACCCCTCATCATCAGTCCTTTTTGATTCCAGGACAGAAAAGAACTGCTCTTCGCTCATCTGTTCGGTGATCAGGCTTCTTAAAGCTCTCCGCTTCTGCCCTTCCTCTCCTTTGACCTCAATGCCGTAACTTCTTCTGCGGATCAGTTCCAGGCCGAAGCGCTCGAGATTCCCCTCAACACTGTTGAGGTCATTACTGATCGTGGAGATCGTCACATGCAGTTCCCTGGCGAGTGTGTACAGCTTTACAGGCTCACTTTCCTGCAGCAGGATGGAGAGCAGAAGCTGATGCCTTTCCTCCGGTGTATACTCCGCAGGTTCGAGCTCAGTCAGTTTCTTTCTGAGAACATCCCTCCCCGCTTCTTCACCGGAGAGGAGTAGCCCGCTTCCGCTTTTTCTCTCCAGAAGAAGACCGTATTCATCCAGCACCGATTCAATTCCGGGGAGGTCCCTTTGGACAGTCCTTGTACTCACATTCAGATCATCGGCTATGGCTTTTACCGTGAGACCGTCCGGGGCTTCAAGCAGCAGGTTAAGAATATTCCGTTCCCTGGCTGAAACATACATCCTCTTCACCTCCCTGGAAATTATTCGTACCTCCTGTTACTGCGAGTCTTTCAGTTCATTGACAATCTCGTCATATTTTGCACTGTTCATGAAGTTATCAACCGAAATGTGCTGTTTATCCGGCTGCTTTGCCTTCGCACGGTCGGTGAGGTCCTTATGGGTGATAATCAGATCGGCGTCATCTGGAATCTGGTTAATGGCCTTATTGGTGACCTCGATATCGAGACCTGCCTTTTTAACTTTATTTTTAAGAATGGATGCGCCCATTGCGCTGGAACCCATTCCTGCATCACATGCAAAAATAATCTTATTGATTTTCCCTGCGCTCAGTTCCTCTGCTCCTTTTTCTGCAGCAGTCTCTTCTTCCCCTTCATTCTGAGAGGTGAAGTTTCCGGCCACACTGCTCTTTTTCCCTTTCATTGCCTGCATTTTTGTGGCAGCTTCTTCAAGGTCTTCATTTCCCGTGTCTTTTGCACTTCTGAGAATAACCGATGCGATGGCAAAGGAAACGGCCGTTGCCACAAGGATTCCAAGAAGTACGGCTACGTGATCGCCGCGGGCGGCCATCGCCATAAAGGCAAAGATACTGCCCGGTGAGGGTGCCGCTACAAGTCCTGCGTTAAAGAGGGAGAATGTGAAAATCCCGCTCATGCCTCCTCCGATCACAGCGAGAAGAAGCAGCGGTTTCATGAGAATGTAAGGGAAATAAATTTCATGAATTCCACCGAAAAAGTGAATGATCCCTGCCCCTTTGGCCGACTGCTTCGCCATCCCGCTGCCGAACAGCATGAAGGCAAGCAGAACACCAAGACCTGGTCCCGGGTTTGCCTCAAGCATAAACAGAATCGATTTTCCCGCTTCGGATGTTTCCTGAAGCCCGAGGGGACTCAGAATTCCGTGATTAATCGCGTTATTTAAAAACAGTACCTTACCAGGTTCAATGAAAATACTTGCCAGTGGCAGAAGTCCAGCGTCAACGATCATCCGGACACCGCCTGCAAGCACCTGGTTAAGTCCGAGTACAGCCGGCCCGACGCCCACGTAGGCGAGAATCGTCAGGATCATAGCGACGATCCCTGCCGAGAAGTTGTTTACAAGCATTTCAAAACCTGATTTTACTTTCCCTTCAAAAAGACGGTCCACCTGCTTAATCACATATCCGCCAAGCGGTCCCATGATCATGGCACCGATAAACATCGGAATGTCCGTTCCGACGATAACCCCCATCGCTGCTGTCGCTCCCACGACACCACCACGGAGATCGTAGACCATCCGCCCTCCTGTAAACGCTATCAGAAGCGGCAGTAAATAAAGAACCATCGGGTCAACAAGTTCAGCAAGCTCGGCATTTGGCAGCCAACCGTCTTCAATGAACAGTGCCGTGATAATCCCCCAGGCGATAAAAGCACCGATATTCGGCATAATCATGCCGCTCAGGTAGCTTCCCATACGCTGGATCTTCGCTTTGATTCCGCTCTTTGCACCATTGGATGGTGCCGTCTGCTCCTGTGTCATATTTATATCCTCCTCTTTCATAAAGTCCATAACTGGTTATACCTTTATAATAAAGCGCTCTCATGACCTTTCTCAATCTAATCTAAAACCAGTTTCGTCACACCGGATGGTGACATTATTAAAGAAGGAGATCACTCATAACCCCCATGCACCAAAAAAAGCCCTCCCTGCCCGGCCTGGGCAGAAAGAGCTTTTGGATCGGTTATTTAAAACGCCGGAATCGCCGTTTCATCGTAATTTTCCTCAAGGAATTCCCTTACCTCATCACTTGTCATTGCTTCGGCAAGCTTCTGGATCGCCTCATCGTCCACGTTGTCTTCACGGGCAACGAGCGTGATCGCGAATTCATTGTCTGTTCCCTCGGTGAGGAGTGCGTCGTTTTTCGGCGTCAGGCCGAGAGGTTCAGCGTAAGCTGGTGTCATCACAACGGCTCCAACATCGTCATACATTCTTGAGAGCATCAAAAGATCCACTTCTTCAAACGTATAGTCATTTGGATTTTCAATGATATCGGACTGGGTATAATAGTTCCCCGTCTTCTCATCCAGCGTAATGATGCCGTGCTGGTCCAGGAGCGTCAGGGAACGGTCCACGTTCGATGGGTCATTGGCAATCGCAATCACGGAACCTTCCGGCAGGTGGTCGATGTCGTCATATTCCTCGGAGTAAACCCCGTAATTGGCAAAATAAATTTCTTCCACCGGCACTAAGTTCGCATCGTGGTTCCGGTTGTATTCCTCCATATAAGGGACGTGCTGAAAGAAGTTCGCGTCCACTTCTTCGTTCGCAAGGGCTGCGTTAGGCTGCACGTTGTCTCCCAGCACTTCAATTTGAAGGTCGATGCCTTCTTCAGCAAGCATGGGTTCCGTCAGTTCGAGGATATCCGTCATCGGCGAAATTAATGAAGCAACTGTAAGCGTCACTTCTTCCTGCTCCTGATTCTGTTCCTCATTCTCGTCCTGGGTTTCTCCGTTGTCCGTATTTTCCTGATCCTCACCGCAGCCGGCCAGAAACACTAAAGCCATAGACGTTAAAAACATCATTTTTTTCATTTTTATATCCTCCTGCTTCCTTACCTTTTATCAATCATTCGTGACACTGTCGTACCGGTATACTGAATCAGCTGGACCAGTATGACCATAATGACGATCACATACATCATCAGATCGGTTTTATACTGCTGATAACCATAGCGGATGGCAAAATCGCCGATCCCACCGCCTCCTACAACTCCCATGATCGTCGAGTAGGAAATAAAGCTGATCGTTGAAGTGGTCAACCCGAGCACCAGTCCCGAACGGGCCTCCACAAATAAAAACTTGAAGATGACCGCTTTTACGGAAGCGCCCATGGAGACAGCGGCTTCGATTACGCCTTTAGGCACTTCCAAAAGCGATTGTTCCACAAACCGCGAATAATGAGCAATCGCGATAATCGCCATAGGAACGGAAGCAGCAGCGGTTCCGATCGCCGTTCCAATGATCAGCCTCGTAAACGGGATTAAAAAGACGACCAGCAAAAGAAACGGAAAAGAG is drawn from Alteribacter lacisalsi and contains these coding sequences:
- a CDS encoding YjhG/YagF family D-xylonate dehydratase, giving the protein MRHLDTIMEMEDTVFDSIETSASGAEGALPLTEEMLTNWASGDLFGLSQNVGMGWRPDQLKGQEILILGTQGGIKAEDGSPLALGYHTGHWEVDLLMKEAAEELRQSGNIPFAGFVSDPCDGRSQGTKGMFDSLPFRNDASMVMRRLIRSLPRRKAVIGVATCDKGLPAMMMGLAASHDLPTVIVPGGVTLPPEIGEDAGKIQTIGARFAKQEITLREAAELGCRACATPGGGCQFLGTAASAQVVAEALGMTVPHGALAPSGQDIWKQMARQSVRAVMQAVSEGLVTKDIITDASIRNAMAVHAAFGGSTNLLLHIPAVAHAAGCRVPDIEDWKEINRKVPRLVSALPNGPYDHPTVRVYLAGGVPEVMLHLRRLGLLDEEVVSITGERLKDTLDWWEQSPRRQMVRDRLSEDGINPDDVIMPPAKAKATGMTSTITFPTGNIAPEGAIVKSTSIDREMLDENGVYYHKAPVKIFTSEKAVIKAIKSDQIEAGDIIILSGCGPSGTGMEETYQVTSALKHLPFGKHVTLITDARFSGVSTGACIGHAGPEALAGGPIGKLRDGDIVEVRIDCDKLDASIHFTGTEGDECGVEEGTAILAARDIHPELAPHQDLPDDTRLWAALQAVSGGTWKGSVYDVDKIIRTLHKGMEAEAAEKQKDPLEAESSEEYLKEGR
- a CDS encoding IclR family transcriptional regulator; translation: MAEQKKLINSVHRALTIVDLFTEKRTAWKLSEISRELDLNKSTVHGLLRTLMHHGYVAQDPESEKYKLGLRFAEKGNLVMADLDVRRIARPYLEEITAKYGDATHLAVLDEGEAVYIEKMEGHSAIGMYSRVGKRAPLYCTAVGKVLASGETAASIRELAGKQTYARHTEHTIKSQEEFIEAVRTAAENGYALDDEELELGLRCVAVPIFDSQRKIAAALSMSGPVTRLKKENLDEITADLKEHAKKISSQLGF
- a CDS encoding SDR family oxidoreductase, whose amino-acid sequence is MSKTVFITGAGSGLGKGTAIGLAKKGHKVIASVETISQVTSLREAAEKEGAEFEVIKLDITDKRDQELLKEYDYDVFVANAAIGEGGPISEIPVDRVRAIYETNVFSTLENAQIAAKKFVEKKSGKIVFLSSIVGIVSLPHLGAYSSSKHAVEGIAKAMKEELEEHGVQVATINPGPFETGFNDRMFEEKWKWYDEENNFTPKESIEEVEKILDEQYDPQDMIDKMVEVIASDSHHFRTAHPEDVENQMKDYERKTWEEKV
- a CDS encoding mannitol-1-phosphate 5-dehydrogenase; this encodes MLAIHFGAGNIGRGFIGEILHQNGYRIGFVDVNESLIARINEEKEYSVNLAQDRKEAVRVKNIYGLHSQHDHSSVVHDLAEADLITASVGVSVLPHIAPVIADGLKRRAEQGGGPVHVIACENAVGASSVLKEAVRKALCSDEDWQAVASIAGFPDSAVDRIVPGKAGAELDVSVEPFHEWIVHRGGMVKEEKLEGVHYVDDLTPYIERKLFTVNTGHACLAYLGFASGIETVAEAAGNPAVRGKAEGVLKETGLLLKEKYGFSEEDLHGYHRKILGRFENRNLSDPVTRVGRNPMRKLGAEDRLLSPLVQLHQRGFEAPHLIEVAGAAFLFNVPEDDESMKIQAMIEADGIRKTVSTVTGLPPDHPLTETVAGEYERLKIKR
- a CDS encoding PTS sugar transporter subunit IIA; its protein translation is MTKSVLQEANIRIGDTVASKEEAIRKAGNLLVENGYVKEEYVEKMMEREEVTSTFMGNFLAIPHGTEDAKKEVIESGITIHLLEEPVDWDGNEVKLVIGIAGKGDEHLSILSNIAITCSEEDTLQQILSADSSEELMELFSGVE
- a CDS encoding BglG family transcription antiterminator, with the translated sequence MYVSARERNILNLLLEAPDGLTVKAIADDLNVSTRTVQRDLPGIESVLDEYGLLLERKSGSGLLLSGEEAGRDVLRKKLTELEPAEYTPEERHQLLLSILLQESEPVKLYTLARELHVTISTISNDLNSVEGNLERFGLELIRRRSYGIEVKGEEGQKRRALRSLITEQMSEEQFFSVLESKRTDDEGFEEISESVLHLLDSRVIHEVMEVLQELRNEGDPVTDASFIGLVVHLSLAVHRVRKGERIGEGEIPLERAKVEKEYRTALKILSKLEERLGLEIPESEAAYITMHLLGARQGDESPVYFHETPMDLALQAKKLAGAVEKEVKLPLAGDQSLIEGMISHLKPALFRMRNGMKIYNSLLPEIKRDYGELFKIVHRAVDQVFPGDEVPEEETGFLVLHFGSAMERARRNCQINAIVVCSSGIGTSRLLASRLEKEVPEINRITHMSVFDVLKETIPVNTIVVSTVPLTSIPDSFLVNPFLSSKEAARIREYLHGLAERPEEGRAPEELKTNEGDRADADMKLNEFQTIQEVSALVTNLLEEFEIQAMPALSGSEEIARELGHYQDKKGWVRDGGQIAEALLKRETAGGLAIPGTSLALFHTRTDGVVTPSFTVHELEEPISLKGMDNERADVRRILLMLAPVEWSQTGVEVMSYISALIIESDESIQLFEKGDEQLIQTFLEKKLKEYMISKLQ
- a CDS encoding PTS mannitol transporter subunit IICB — its product is MTQEQTAPSNGAKSGIKAKIQRMGSYLSGMIMPNIGAFIAWGIITALFIEDGWLPNAELAELVDPMVLYLLPLLIAFTGGRMVYDLRGGVVGATAAMGVIVGTDIPMFIGAMIMGPLGGYVIKQVDRLFEGKVKSGFEMLVNNFSAGIVAMILTILAYVGVGPAVLGLNQVLAGGVRMIVDAGLLPLASIFIEPGKVLFLNNAINHGILSPLGLQETSEAGKSILFMLEANPGPGLGVLLAFMLFGSGMAKQSAKGAGIIHFFGGIHEIYFPYILMKPLLLLAVIGGGMSGIFTFSLFNAGLVAAPSPGSIFAFMAMAARGDHVAVLLGILVATAVSFAIASVILRSAKDTGNEDLEEAATKMQAMKGKKSSVAGNFTSQNEGEEETAAEKGAEELSAGKINKIIFACDAGMGSSAMGASILKNKVKKAGLDIEVTNKAINQIPDDADLIITHKDLTDRAKAKQPDKQHISVDNFMNSAKYDEIVNELKDSQ
- a CDS encoding MetQ/NlpA family ABC transporter substrate-binding protein, which translates into the protein MKKMMFLTSMALVFLAGCGEDQENTDNGETQDENEEQNQEQEEVTLTVASLISPMTDILELTEPMLAEEGIDLQIEVLGDNVQPNAALANEEVDANFFQHVPYMEEYNRNHDANLVPVEEIYFANYGVYSEEYDDIDHLPEGSVIAIANDPSNVDRSLTLLDQHGIITLDEKTGNYYTQSDIIENPNDYTFEEVDLLMLSRMYDDVGAVVMTPAYAEPLGLTPKNDALLTEGTDNEFAITLVAREDNVDDEAIQKLAEAMTSDEVREFLEENYDETAIPAF
- a CDS encoding methionine ABC transporter permease, giving the protein MPEILIQYEAEIWGAIGETFFMVGVAILAAVLVGLPVGTLLYLCRKDHLLENRAVFSTVNLLVNTIRSFPFLLLVVFLIPFTRLIIGTAIGTAAASVPMAIIAIAHYSRFVEQSLLEVPKGVIEAAVSMGASVKAVIFKFLFVEARSGLVLGLTTSTISFISYSTIMGVVGGGGIGDFAIRYGYQQYKTDLMMYVIVIMVILVQLIQYTGTTVSRMIDKR